One Denticeps clupeoides chromosome 3, fDenClu1.1, whole genome shotgun sequence DNA window includes the following coding sequences:
- the LOC114786719 gene encoding butyrophilin subfamily 1 member A1-like, producing MMLTLVYFIVPYCLGRAASEIASVWAPDDPNIAPLGSSISLPCALFPPVSAVALRLRWYRPGNFDTPVLVYENQSVKEDAGDPRYRGRVSLGDLEKGNMSLKLENITLADRGPYVCLVQWNTWNDTAKLFLSARVVGSSPIISFVEGEDGQVDVSCISHGWFPQPEVTWRDKKGQVIDNHRSPIYNRDEDDLVTVGSWLLFSPSESEWISCSVSLSDQEWRESRVVPPVLTRYSGIWISLCVIILVLWLLVIILLLVLHNKDVCKVFAWKCSSTSKKEYHILGQPATPDVFSVSGKDVK from the exons ATGATGCTGACTTTGGTGTATTTTATTGTGCCTTATTGCCTCGGCCGTGCTGCTTCAG aaattgcTTCAGTATGGGCTCCTGATGATCCAAATATAGCACCTTTAGGATCCAGCATCTCTCTGCCGTGTGCACTCTTTCCCCCCGTCAGTGCTGTAGCATTACGGCTGCGCTGGTATCGCCCCGGTAACTTCGACACCCCAGTTCTTGTCTACGAGAACCAGTCAGTTAAGGAGGATGCTGGAGACCCTCGGTATAGGGGCAGGGTGTCCCTTGGTGACCTGGAGAAGGGGAATATGTCGCTGAAGCTGGAAAACATTACACTAGCCGACAGAGGACCTTATGTATGCCTTGTGCAGTGGAACACGTGGAATGACACAGCCAAATTGTTTCTGTCAGCAAGAG TTGTGGGATCTTCTCCCATCATCTCATTCGTTGAAGGAGAAGATGGTCAAGTTGATGTATCCTGTATATCACATGGTTGGTTTCCACAACCTGAAGTCACTTGGAGAGACAAGAAAGGACAAGTAATAGATAATCACCGCAGCCCGATATACAACAGAG ATGAGGATGATCTGGTGACTGTGGGCTCTTGGCTGCTCTTCTCTCCCTCGGAGTCAGAGTGGATCTCCTGCTCTGTATCTCTCTCGGACCAGGAGTGGAGGGAGAGCAGGGTGGTGCCCCCTGTTCTCACCAGATACTCGG gAATATggatttctctgtgtgtgatCATTCTGGTTCTCTGGCTGCTGGTGATCATTTTGCTCCTTGTTTTACACAACAAAG ATGTCTGCAAGGTTTTTGCATGGAAGTGTTCTTCAACAAGTAAAAAAG AGTACCACATCTTGGGCCAGCCTGCTACTCCTGATGTTTTTTCTGTATCAGGAAAAGATGTGAAATGA